The genomic stretch CATATTACCAATTACACTTGCGCACATGAATCTCGTATGAATGCTTTGGGTGATGGCCGCGTAACATTCCCACAGAATCATATCGAAGCAGATAACCGGCTGTGTTGGTTTCTGGGAAGGCTTGATGAAAAGTATGGGCAGCAGGCTATTTACGTTCACCTGTCCAGATCGCGCGATGCGGTAGCCAGAAGTTTTTCAAAACGTTTTGATCGCGGGATTATGAAAGCATACGCTTTTGGAATTCTTACCAGGCTCCCAGCTGATTTTAATCGGTTGCAGGTAGCAGAGGATTACTGCCGAACCATCGACGAAAACATCAATCTCTTTCTGCGAGACAAACCAAGAGTCATTCACGTGACCCTTGAAAATGCCCGTGACGATTTTAAAACTTTTTGGAATGAAATCGGAGCTGAAGGTGACCTGGATGCAGCACTCAAAGAATTTGAAATAGCCCACAATGCAACACCAGTAGCAAGTCTCGGCTTGTTTAAAAGAGGGCTCATGAAAATGAACCGCATTTGGAAGAAACTCCCGACTTTCATTTCGGAAGCATAAGTCAAAACTTGTATTTCGAGAAGATGATTTTTTGACCAAAAAAAAAGCCAGCCGGAATTCCGACTGGCTTTTTTGGTTTTGATGCTGTTGGATTATCGTGTAATCATCAGCTTGTCAATGTAAGCACCTTTGTCAGTGGTGAGTTTGTACAGATAGATGCCATTGGACAAACCACTTCCGTCAAAGTTGAGGTCATAAGGTTGCTTAGAGATCATTTCACCATGGTAAAGGGTTTCGATAAGTTTTCCTTCCATGTTGAACACCTCTACAACTGCTCGTGTGCGCTCCGGAACCTCCACGCGTACAGTTGCGAG from Cryomorphaceae bacterium encodes the following:
- a CDS encoding T9SS C-terminal target domain-containing protein, which translates into the protein ECDYTITRIWTATDDCGNTATTMQVITVQPGEESELQQVEVDNNLVQNQVVVLSAFPNPTTGLATVRVEVPERTRAVVEVFNMEGKLIETLYHGEMISKQPYDLNFDGSGLSNGIYLYKLTTDKGAYIDKLMITR